The Candidozyma auris chromosome 1, complete sequence genome includes a region encoding these proteins:
- the MLS1 gene encoding malate synthase: MSSPFPTTNSKLQGVQILAPVPQEAKHIFNQEALGLLATLHRAFNGERKRLLANRQEQQKLRDQGVLPDFLPETAHIREDPSWTGPPLAKGLQDRRVEITGPTDRKMVINALNSNVATYMADFEDSLTPAWKNLVDGQVNLYDGVRRNLTYSANGKQYKLNLDPKRHIPTLIVRPRGWHLDEKHVLVDGEPVSGGIFDFALYFYNNAKETLERGFGPYFYLPKMEHHLEAKLWNDIFNFSQDYIGLPRGTIRGSVLIETLPAAFQMDEIIYQLRQHIGGLNCGRWDYIFSFIKSLRKHKEFILPDRSQVTMASPFMAAYVKLLVHTCHKRQVHALGGMAAQIPIKDDEARNRAALENVTKDKLREVTAGCDSCWVAHPALVPVVLKVFNEHMKGPNQINVPPKVPYKPVTARDLLSPYVPDAKITEQGIRTNCIIGLSYIEAWLRNVGCVPINYLMEDAATAEVSRTQLWQWVTHGASTDKGQKITKEYVAKILDEEYSKLAKSAPAGNKFKPALDYFKPEALGEKYSDFVTTLIYNDVTTIGRPTTAEKL; this comes from the coding sequence ATGTCTTCCCCCTTCCCTACTACCAATTCCAAATTACAGGGCGTCCAGATCTTGGCCCCAGTCCCTCAGGAGGCTAAGCACATTTTCAACCAGGAGGCCTTGGGGCTCCTCGCCACTTTGCACCGTGCTTTCAACGGCGAGAGAAAGCGCTTGTTAGCCAACAGAcaagagcagcagaaaTTGAGAGACCAAGGTGTCTTGCCCGACTTTTTGCCTGAAACTGCTCACATCAGAGAGGACCCATCTTGGACGGGTCCTCCATTGGCCAAGGGTTTGCAGGACAGAAGAGTCGAGATCACCGGTCCAACCGACAGAAAAATGGTGATCAACGCTTTGAACTCGAATGTGGCTACTTACATGGCTGATTTTGAGGACTCCTTGACCCCAGCATGGAAGAACTTGGTGGACGGCCAAGTGAACTTGTACGATGGTGTGCGTAGAAACTTGACTTACAGTGCCAACGGCAAGCAGtacaagttgaacttggaCCCCAAGAGACACATTCCAACTTTGATTGTCAGACCAAGAGGCTGGCACTTGGACGAGAAGCACGTGTTGGTGGACGGTGAGCCAGTGTCGGGTGGTATCTTCGATTTCGCTCTCTACTTCTACAACAATGCCAAGGAGACCTTGGAGCGTGGCTTTGGTCCATACTTTTACTTGCCAAAGATGGAGCACCACTTGGAGGCCAAGTTGTGGAAtgacatcttcaacttttcccAGGACTACATCGGACTTCCAAGAGGTACCATCAGAGGCTCTGTCTTGATTGAGACCTTGCCTGCTGCCTTCCAGATGGACGAAATCATCTACCAATTGAGACAGCACATTGGTGGCTTGAACTGTGGTAGATGGGACTacatcttctccttcatcaagtcATTGAGAAAGCACAAGGAGTTCATCTTGCCTGACAGATCCCAGGTCACCATGGCTTCCCCATTCATGGCTGCCTATgtcaagttgttggtgcACACTTGTCACAAGAGACAGGTGCACGCCTTGGGTGGTATGGCTGCTCAAATTCCTATCAAGGATGACGAGGCCAGAAACAGAGCCGCTTTGGAGAATGTCACTAAGGACAAGTTGAGAGAAGTCACTGCTGGCTGTGACTCTTGTTGGGTCGCCCATCCAGCTTTGGTTCCTGTGGTcttgaaggtgttcaaCGAGCACATGAAGGGTCCAAACCAGATCAACGTTCCTCCAAAGGTTCCATACAAGCCTGTCACTGCTAGAGACTTGTTGAGCCCATATGTTCCAGATGCCAAGATCACCGAGCAGGGTATCAGAACTAACTGCATCATTGGCTTGTCCTACATTGAAGCCTGGTTGCGTAATGTTGGATGTGTTCCAATCAACTACTTGATGGAGGACGCCGCAACCGCTGAGGTTTCCAGAACCCAGCTCTGGCAATGGGTTACCCACGGTGCCTCTACCGACAAGGGTcagaagatcaccaaggAATACGTTGCTAAGATCTTGGATGAGGAGTACagcaagttggccaagtctgCTCCTGCaggcaacaagttcaagcCAGCTTTGGACTACTTTAAGCCCGAGGCCTTGGGTGAGAAATACTCTGATTTCGTCACCACCTTGATCTACAATGATGTCACCACCATTGGCAGACCAACTACTGCTGAGAAGTTGTAG
- a CDS encoding glutathione-disulfide reductase, whose protein sequence is MAMLLLTCILLYTHDQKTHNVSAVKQSSGNTLIESTNDAQVDAAINEEISKSKGKEEAESNGDVQPVAQAEGTTDEQYDVAKEYREIRALAPMTIFSKTYCPFSKALKKLLQDSYNIVPPPTIVELDKSKHGKELQEFLEQITGRRTVPNVLVGASSSESRGGADDFIDMHKKGELETFLNSWGEKKLLVTKKETPSNV, encoded by the coding sequence ATGGCCATGCTACTCCTTACTTGCATTCTTTTATACACTCACGATCAGAAAACTCACAATGTGCTGGCAGTCAAACAGAGCTCGGGAAACACCCTCATAGAATCCACCAATGATGCCCAGGTTGACGCAGCGATTAATGAAGAGATCCTGAAATCAAAGGGAAAGGAAGAGGCCGAGAGCAACGGTGATGTGCAACCTGTAGCCCAGGCAGAGGGTACCACGGACGAACAATACGATGTCGCAAAAGAGTACAGAGAAATTAGAGCCTTAGCTCCAATGACAATATTCTCCAAAACGTACTGTCCCTTCAGTaaagcattgaagaagctcttgcaAGATAGCTACAACATCGTTCCTCCTCCAACGATCGTGGAGCTCGACAAGTCAAAACATggaaaagagcttcaagaattcTTAGAACAGATCACAGGACGTCGAACCGTGCCCAACGTACTCGTCGGGGCCTCGTCATCAGAGAGCCGGGGCGGTGCTGACGACTTCATCGATATGCATAAGAAGGGCGAATTAGAGACATTTTTGAACAGTTGGGGTGAAAAGAAATTATTGGtgacaaagaaggagacCCCATCAAACGTATAG
- a CDS encoding 40S ribosomal protein uS17 translates to MATELTVQSERAFQKQPHIFTNPKTRGNKKTKRWVKEVGLGFKTPKSAIEGSYIDKKCPFTGQISIRGKILTGTVVSTKMHRTIIIRRDYLHFVPKYNRYEKRHKNVAAHVSPAFRVQEGDVVVVGQCRPLSKTVRFNVLKVAVSKAKSKQFTKF, encoded by the exons atgGCCACTGAGTTGACTGTGCAATCTGAGAGAGCTTTCCAGAAG CAACCACACATCTTTACCAACCCAAAGACCAGAGGTaacaagaagaccaagAGATGGGTCAAGGAAGTCGGTTTGGGCTTCAAGACTCCCAAGTCTGCCATCGAGGGCTCTTACATCGACAAGAAGTGTCCATTCACTGGTCAGATCTCCATCAGAGGTAAGATTTTGACTGGTACTGTTGTCTCCACCAAAATGCACAGaaccatcatcatcagaagaGACTACCTCCACTTTGTTCCAAAATACAACAGATACGAGAAGAGACACAAGAACGTTGCCGCTCACGTTTCTCCAGCATTCCGTGTCCAGGAAGGtgacgttgttgttgttggtcAGTGCAGACCTCTTTCCAAGACTGTTAGATTCAACGTCTTGAAGGTCGCTGTCTCCAAGGCCAAGTCCAAGCAGTTCACCAAGTTCTAA